Proteins co-encoded in one Diaminobutyricimonas sp. LJ205 genomic window:
- a CDS encoding MarR family winged helix-turn-helix transcriptional regulator: protein MPTDPSPLSEQLAALADVIVDLAHKLDLRDPRLRDVVPLTGTEVMVIREIHRTPHVTPSQLAEKTGLQRSNISTALRTLETGGLVVREQVPGDARSITLAPTARAVDSVARINAYWVDRLSEAPAESLADALAVLDSLKRIAASLEGN, encoded by the coding sequence ATGCCAACCGACCCGTCGCCACTGTCTGAACAGCTGGCTGCGCTGGCCGATGTCATTGTCGACCTTGCGCACAAGCTCGACCTCCGGGACCCCAGGCTGCGTGACGTGGTGCCGCTCACCGGCACCGAAGTGATGGTGATCCGCGAGATCCACCGCACCCCGCACGTGACGCCGTCACAGCTTGCGGAGAAGACCGGTTTGCAGCGGAGCAACATCAGCACCGCCCTGCGCACTCTCGAAACGGGCGGGCTCGTCGTTCGAGAGCAGGTGCCGGGCGACGCCCGCTCGATCACCCTGGCGCCGACCGCGCGCGCGGTCGACAGTGTCGCGCGGATCAACGCCTACTGGGTCGACCGACTGTCTGAGGCGCCGGCTGAATCGCTGGCCGATGCCCTGGCGGTGCTCGACTCCCTCAAACGGATCGCCGCGTCACTCGAAGGCAACTGA
- a CDS encoding MFS transporter, translating into MTTLSTPPDTDAPPSGRKGNPALTLIAVCFGLFMVGLDSTVVHIANPAIQADLGATFGELQWIINAYLLALAVCLIPAGKLGDRYGRKKMYILGVVLFGITSVAIGLVGTVEGVLVFRALQGVSAALLMPQTIALLRATFPREKFGMAVGIWGGVSSVSIAGGPLVSGLLVQSLGWEWVFYINVPIAIAGVVMAALVIRETAVEKGGRIDILGIILLAGALFAVVFAVVQAQSWGWGSIATIGVFAAALVLFALFVLVEARVASPLIPLSLFKTAGVSVGGLVFVANFFAILGVTFLLTLFLMNSLGNGTATAGLMMLPMSAFAIPSAPIGALLTSKIGPRKVATMGLGLMAGGLALLTLVDLTTPYWMMAIPFVIIAFGSGFAIPSGADLIVGGAPVHLAGVASGLQTTCIQVGGAIGTAVLSAIVAAQVIPAVGATTLPAEAVEAASAGVVFDGFPDVNGAFIDGMHIGLWVAAAICAVIAALVMVAVREPKHHDLETVLEETVEGEAGHL; encoded by the coding sequence GTGACCACTTTGTCCACCCCTCCCGATACCGACGCTCCGCCCTCCGGGCGCAAGGGCAATCCGGCGCTGACCCTGATCGCGGTGTGCTTCGGCCTGTTCATGGTCGGGCTCGACTCCACCGTCGTGCACATCGCCAACCCCGCGATCCAGGCAGACCTCGGTGCCACCTTCGGTGAGCTGCAGTGGATCATCAACGCGTACCTGCTCGCCCTAGCCGTCTGCCTGATTCCTGCGGGCAAGCTCGGCGATCGCTACGGCCGCAAGAAGATGTACATCCTCGGTGTCGTGCTGTTCGGCATCACCAGCGTCGCGATCGGCCTCGTCGGAACCGTCGAAGGAGTGCTTGTCTTCCGCGCCCTCCAGGGTGTGAGCGCAGCATTGCTGATGCCGCAGACCATCGCTCTGCTTCGCGCGACCTTCCCGCGTGAGAAGTTCGGCATGGCTGTAGGCATCTGGGGTGGCGTCTCCTCGGTGTCCATCGCCGGCGGCCCGCTCGTCAGCGGCCTGCTGGTGCAGAGCCTGGGCTGGGAGTGGGTCTTCTACATCAACGTGCCCATCGCCATCGCGGGCGTCGTCATGGCCGCGCTGGTCATCCGTGAGACGGCCGTCGAGAAGGGCGGACGCATCGACATCCTCGGCATCATCCTGCTTGCCGGGGCGCTCTTCGCCGTCGTCTTCGCCGTGGTCCAGGCGCAGAGCTGGGGCTGGGGCAGCATCGCGACCATCGGCGTCTTCGCCGCTGCACTCGTGCTGTTCGCCCTGTTCGTGCTCGTCGAAGCCCGTGTCGCGAGCCCGCTCATTCCGCTGAGCCTGTTCAAGACCGCAGGTGTCAGCGTCGGTGGCCTCGTCTTCGTTGCCAACTTCTTCGCGATCCTCGGCGTCACCTTCCTGCTGACGCTGTTCCTGATGAACTCGCTCGGCAACGGCACCGCCACAGCCGGTCTGATGATGCTGCCGATGAGCGCGTTCGCGATCCCGTCCGCGCCCATCGGCGCGCTGCTCACGTCGAAGATCGGCCCTCGCAAGGTCGCCACCATGGGCCTCGGCCTGATGGCAGGAGGCCTCGCCTTGCTGACGCTGGTCGATCTGACCACCCCGTACTGGATGATGGCCATCCCATTCGTGATCATCGCGTTCGGTTCCGGCTTTGCCATCCCGTCGGGCGCAGACCTCATCGTCGGCGGCGCCCCGGTGCACCTCGCCGGCGTGGCCAGCGGCCTCCAGACCACCTGCATCCAGGTGGGCGGCGCCATCGGCACCGCCGTTCTGTCCGCAATCGTCGCCGCCCAGGTGATCCCCGCTGTCGGCGCGACCACGCTTCCCGCCGAGGCGGTCGAAGCGGCATCCGCCGGAGTGGTCTTCGATGGATTCCCGGACGTCAACGGTGCCTTCATTGACGGCATGCACATCGGCTTATGGGTCGCCGCGGCCATCTGCGCGGTCATCGCCGCCCTGGTCATGGTCGCGGTGCGCGAGCCGAAGCACCACGATCTGGAGACGGTTCTCGAGGAGACCGTTGAAGGAGAGGCCGGCCACCTCTGA
- a CDS encoding isoprenyl transferase, whose protein sequence is MKKTHKDAADYVPLDWTGLYPPAFPKGAVPGHVAVVMDGNGRWANQRGLTRVEGHRAGEAALLDVVAGAIQAGVKHLSVYAFSTENWRRSPDEVRFLMGFNREVLHRRRDQLNAWGVRIRWAGRKPRLWSSVIKELQFAERMTAQNSTMTLTMCVNYGGRVELADAVRGIAAEVKAGRLSPSGISEKTIAKHLYTPEMPDVDLFVRSSGEQRTSNFLLWQSAYAEMVFLDTLWPDFSRVELWQAISTYAQRNRRFGGATDAPVA, encoded by the coding sequence ATGAAGAAGACCCACAAGGATGCCGCCGACTACGTTCCGCTGGATTGGACCGGGCTCTACCCGCCCGCGTTCCCGAAGGGCGCCGTGCCAGGGCATGTGGCAGTGGTCATGGATGGAAACGGCCGTTGGGCCAACCAGCGCGGGCTGACCAGGGTCGAGGGCCACCGTGCCGGCGAGGCCGCGCTGCTCGACGTGGTCGCCGGTGCCATCCAGGCCGGGGTGAAGCACCTCAGCGTGTACGCGTTCTCCACCGAGAACTGGCGACGCTCACCCGACGAGGTGCGCTTTCTGATGGGCTTCAACCGCGAGGTGCTGCACCGCCGCCGTGACCAACTGAACGCGTGGGGCGTGCGCATACGCTGGGCGGGCCGCAAGCCCCGGTTGTGGTCCTCGGTGATCAAGGAACTGCAGTTCGCCGAGCGGATGACGGCGCAGAACTCCACCATGACGCTCACCATGTGCGTGAACTACGGCGGTCGGGTGGAACTCGCGGATGCCGTCCGCGGGATCGCCGCCGAGGTCAAGGCTGGCAGGCTGTCGCCATCCGGAATCAGTGAGAAGACCATCGCGAAGCACCTGTACACGCCCGAGATGCCCGACGTCGACCTGTTCGTGCGCAGTTCGGGGGAGCAGCGCACCAGCAACTTCCTGCTCTGGCAGAGCGCCTACGCCGAGATGGTGTTCCTCGACACCCTGTGGCCGGACTTCAGCCGCGTCGAGCTCTGGCAGGCGATCTCGACCTATGCGCAGCGCAATCGCCGTTTCGGCGGCGCAACCGACGCGCCGGTCGCGTAG
- the recO gene encoding DNA repair protein RecO: MPLYRDEAVVLRTHKLGEADRIVTMLSRQHGKIRAVAKGVRRTASKFGARLEPFMLVDVQLYEGRSLDTITQAETLASYGATIASDYASYTAANAMVEAADKLTDDLGSLQQYVLLVGALRSLARKEHMPGLTLDSYLLRALAVAGWAPSFVDCAVTGAPGPHSAFVVQLGGVVADEVAPPGTPRLDSDTIGLLGALLAGEWSTAETAGERTRAQASGIVAAYAQFHLERTLRSLEHVDRGQPPARTP, translated from the coding sequence GTGCCGCTCTATCGTGATGAAGCCGTCGTGCTGCGTACCCACAAGCTGGGTGAGGCCGACCGGATCGTGACCATGCTGAGCCGTCAGCACGGCAAGATCCGCGCCGTCGCGAAGGGCGTGCGCCGCACCGCTTCGAAGTTCGGCGCCCGGCTCGAACCGTTCATGCTCGTCGATGTGCAGCTTTACGAGGGCCGCTCACTCGACACCATCACGCAAGCCGAGACGCTTGCTTCGTATGGCGCGACGATCGCCTCGGACTACGCCAGCTACACGGCCGCGAACGCCATGGTCGAAGCCGCCGACAAGCTCACCGACGACCTCGGCAGCCTGCAGCAGTACGTGCTGCTGGTCGGAGCCCTCCGGTCGCTCGCGCGCAAGGAGCACATGCCCGGACTGACTCTTGACTCCTACCTGCTGCGCGCCTTGGCCGTGGCCGGCTGGGCGCCGAGCTTCGTTGACTGCGCGGTCACCGGGGCGCCCGGACCACACAGTGCCTTCGTCGTCCAACTCGGCGGTGTGGTCGCCGATGAGGTCGCCCCGCCGGGAACGCCGCGCCTGGACAGCGACACCATCGGACTGCTCGGCGCGCTGCTTGCCGGGGAATGGTCCACCGCCGAAACCGCTGGCGAGCGTACTCGCGCGCAGGCGAGCGGTATCGTCGCTGCCTACGCCCAGTTCCACCTCGAACGGACCCTGCGCTCGCTTGAGCACGTGGACCGCGGCCAGCCTCCCGCTAGGACCCCATGA
- a CDS encoding trimeric intracellular cation channel family protein has translation MNEAVFTIPLWADLLAVGVGALMGAMYAAGFSDRRIDLLGVAIIGVATGFGGGLLRDLLLNVPLAPLQSNWYLPVATAAALTGMLLERVFHRLRPVLTALDALTIGLFCAIGTTKALSLGLPEIPAIFVGVLAAVGGGILRDMLLAMPIAIMQVGSLYAVAAFGGATLIVLLESLGVGPIVASVLGVVLAFGLRVLAVLFNWSLPEQRRLTQLPRMPRITRRAHRPPHS, from the coding sequence GTGAACGAGGCTGTCTTCACCATCCCCCTGTGGGCGGACCTGCTCGCGGTAGGCGTCGGCGCGCTGATGGGCGCCATGTACGCTGCCGGGTTCTCCGATCGCCGGATCGACTTGTTGGGCGTTGCGATCATCGGCGTCGCCACCGGCTTCGGCGGTGGACTGCTGCGCGACCTGCTGCTGAACGTGCCACTCGCACCGTTGCAGAGCAACTGGTACCTGCCGGTCGCGACCGCCGCCGCCCTGACGGGCATGCTGCTCGAGCGGGTGTTCCACCGCCTGCGGCCCGTGCTCACCGCGCTTGACGCGCTCACGATCGGACTGTTCTGCGCCATCGGCACCACCAAGGCGCTGTCGCTCGGACTGCCGGAGATCCCGGCGATCTTCGTCGGAGTGCTCGCCGCGGTCGGCGGCGGCATCCTGCGCGACATGCTGCTTGCGATGCCCATCGCGATCATGCAGGTGGGCTCGCTCTACGCCGTCGCCGCGTTCGGCGGCGCCACGTTGATCGTTCTCCTGGAGAGCCTCGGCGTCGGGCCGATTGTGGCGTCGGTGCTCGGGGTTGTGCTCGCGTTCGGCCTGCGGGTGCTGGCCGTGCTGTTCAACTGGAGCCTGCCCGAGCAGCGACGACTCACGCAGCTCCCCCGGATGCCGCGGATCACCCGGCGCGCGCATCGGCCACCGCATTCATAG
- the leuA gene encoding 2-isopropylmalate synthase: MKNTQKPSPMPTHKYRPYHEQFAVDLPDRTWPSKHIEKAPRWCAVDLRDGNQALIDPMSPERKRIMFDLLVKMGYKEIEVGFPSASQTDFDFVRSLIEENAIPDDVTIQVLTQARDHLIERTYESIKGAKQAIVHLYNSTSVLQREVVFKSDKQGILDIALHGARLCREFEKTIPDTTVYYEYSPESYTGTELEYALEVCNAVIEVFEPTPERKVIINLPATVEMASPNVYADSIEWMSRNLNHRENVILSLHPHNDRGTGVAAAELGYLAGGDRIEGCLFGNGERTGNVDLVALGLNLFTQGVDPEIDFSDLDEIRRTAEYCTQLPVPERSPWAGDLVYTAFSGSHQDAIKKGFEAMAAEAEAKGVSVDDLIWAVPYLPIDPKDVGRSYEAVIRVNSQSGKGGVAYLLKTDHSLDLPRRLQIEFSSVVQAKTDAEGGEVTSEQIWEIFSDEYLPAPEHHPEDKWGKFELFRTRTASDLSGDVQLDIQLRVGEDRIEASATGNGPVAAFLNIMQEQGLEIRLFDYVEHALSAGGDALAASYVDLEVNGLRLWGVGIDADISTASLKAIVSAVNRAVRAAAGDRELTAV; this comes from the coding sequence ATGAAGAACACCCAGAAGCCGTCGCCGATGCCGACGCACAAGTACCGTCCGTACCACGAGCAGTTCGCCGTGGATCTGCCCGATCGCACCTGGCCGAGCAAGCACATCGAGAAGGCCCCGCGCTGGTGCGCGGTCGACCTGCGTGATGGCAACCAGGCGCTGATCGACCCGATGAGCCCCGAGCGCAAGCGGATCATGTTCGACCTGCTGGTGAAGATGGGCTACAAGGAGATCGAGGTCGGCTTCCCATCGGCCAGCCAGACCGACTTCGACTTCGTCCGGTCGCTGATCGAAGAGAACGCGATCCCGGACGACGTCACCATCCAGGTGCTCACCCAGGCGCGTGACCACCTGATCGAGCGCACCTACGAGTCCATCAAGGGCGCCAAGCAGGCGATCGTGCACCTGTACAACTCCACCAGCGTGCTGCAGCGCGAGGTGGTGTTCAAGAGCGACAAGCAGGGCATCCTCGACATCGCCCTGCACGGCGCGCGCCTGTGCCGTGAGTTCGAGAAGACCATTCCCGACACCACCGTGTACTACGAGTACTCGCCCGAGAGCTACACCGGCACCGAGCTGGAGTACGCCCTCGAGGTCTGCAACGCGGTGATCGAGGTGTTCGAGCCGACCCCGGAGCGCAAGGTCATCATCAACCTGCCCGCCACGGTCGAGATGGCGTCTCCGAACGTCTACGCCGACTCCATCGAATGGATGTCGCGGAACCTGAACCACCGCGAGAACGTGATCCTGTCGCTGCATCCGCACAACGACCGCGGCACCGGCGTCGCGGCCGCCGAACTCGGCTACCTGGCCGGCGGTGACCGCATCGAGGGCTGCCTGTTCGGCAACGGTGAGCGCACCGGCAACGTCGACCTGGTCGCACTCGGCCTGAACCTGTTCACGCAGGGCGTCGACCCCGAGATCGATTTCTCCGACCTGGACGAGATCCGCCGCACCGCCGAGTACTGCACGCAGCTGCCCGTGCCCGAGCGCAGCCCTTGGGCAGGCGACCTGGTCTACACCGCGTTCAGCGGTTCGCACCAGGACGCCATCAAGAAGGGCTTCGAGGCGATGGCCGCCGAAGCTGAGGCGAAGGGCGTCTCGGTGGACGACCTGATCTGGGCGGTGCCGTACCTGCCGATCGACCCGAAGGACGTCGGCCGCAGCTATGAGGCCGTGATCCGGGTGAACTCGCAGTCCGGCAAGGGCGGCGTCGCCTACCTGCTGAAGACCGACCACTCGCTGGATCTGCCGCGCCGGCTGCAGATCGAGTTCTCGAGCGTCGTGCAGGCGAAGACGGATGCCGAGGGCGGCGAGGTCACCAGCGAACAGATTTGGGAGATCTTCAGCGACGAGTACCTGCCGGCTCCGGAGCACCACCCCGAAGACAAGTGGGGCAAGTTCGAGCTGTTCCGCACCCGCACGGCAAGCGACCTGTCCGGCGACGTGCAGCTGGACATCCAGTTGCGGGTCGGCGAAGACCGGATCGAGGCATCCGCCACCGGCAACGGTCCGGTCGCAGCCTTCCTGAACATCATGCAGGAGCAGGGGCTCGAGATCCGGCTGTTCGACTACGTCGAGCACGCACTCAGCGCCGGCGGTGACGCCCTGGCGGCCTCGTACGTCGACCTCGAGGTGAACGGGCTGCGGCTGTGGGGCGTGGGCATCGACGCCGACATCTCCACCGCGTCGCTGAAGGCGATCGTCTCCGCCGTGAACCGTGCCGTGCGTGCCGCGGCCGGGGACCGGGAACTGACCGCGGTCTGA
- a CDS encoding ABC transporter permease, whose product MSAAPSSPIKEHGSSILVAVLSSAFGVALLQATGLLASAIAQDDVASESGSIAAMFGVVAMVFFTIAIYVGAIVTANTFATIVAGRTRVIALYRLVGATAWALRRKVAREGFFVGLAGAVIGAVIGTGLVIGGAELAIVAERMPRIPHDYAQPIILLPIVAVVLTTWLASLVGSRRVLTVTPIQATGAATERSFAEAARRPRRNAVAIILFVVGIGLLGVGVGIGQTSSIGVLAGIVGGILSFTGLVHGAHLVMPPALRLAGGLLGSSAPARLAAQNALRHPERSSRTTIGLVIGVTLVTMFGVAAATYWQVIVTMEDFEPELYAALEQTVLITVGVFSALIGFSALIAAVGMVNNLSQSVMQRRRELGLLRTLGFTGKQVRQMILAESAQLSVAALLVGLVLGCFYGWAGAQSIFGSIEGIGWIAPSLPWPLLGGLAVATALLTVVASITPSRRATRISPIEALATT is encoded by the coding sequence GTGAGTGCCGCACCCAGCAGCCCGATCAAGGAGCACGGCTCGAGCATCCTCGTCGCCGTGCTGTCCAGCGCGTTCGGGGTTGCGCTGCTGCAGGCCACCGGCCTGCTCGCCAGCGCCATCGCCCAGGACGATGTCGCAAGCGAAAGCGGCAGCATCGCGGCCATGTTCGGCGTGGTCGCGATGGTGTTCTTCACGATCGCGATCTACGTGGGCGCGATCGTCACGGCGAACACCTTCGCCACCATCGTCGCCGGTCGCACCCGGGTGATCGCGCTCTACCGCCTGGTCGGCGCGACGGCGTGGGCGCTGCGCCGGAAGGTCGCCCGGGAAGGATTCTTCGTCGGCCTGGCCGGTGCGGTCATCGGTGCGGTGATCGGCACCGGGCTGGTCATCGGGGGAGCGGAACTCGCGATCGTCGCCGAGCGGATGCCCCGAATCCCACACGACTACGCGCAGCCGATCATCCTGCTGCCGATCGTTGCTGTGGTGCTCACCACCTGGCTCGCCTCCCTGGTCGGTTCCCGACGAGTGCTGACGGTCACCCCGATCCAGGCCACCGGTGCCGCGACCGAACGCAGCTTCGCTGAGGCCGCCCGTCGTCCGCGGCGCAACGCGGTGGCGATCATCCTGTTTGTCGTCGGGATCGGCCTCCTCGGCGTCGGTGTAGGCATTGGCCAGACCAGCTCCATTGGCGTGCTGGCCGGCATCGTCGGCGGCATCCTCTCGTTCACCGGACTGGTGCACGGCGCCCACCTGGTGATGCCTCCCGCGCTGCGACTCGCCGGTGGCCTGCTCGGCTCCAGCGCCCCGGCCCGACTCGCGGCCCAGAATGCTCTGCGTCACCCGGAGCGCTCGTCCCGGACGACCATCGGGCTGGTCATCGGTGTGACCCTGGTCACCATGTTCGGTGTCGCCGCAGCCACTTACTGGCAGGTAATCGTCACGATGGAGGACTTCGAGCCCGAGCTGTACGCCGCGCTCGAGCAGACTGTGCTGATCACGGTCGGAGTGTTCTCCGCGCTGATCGGATTCAGTGCGCTGATCGCCGCGGTCGGCATGGTGAACAACCTGTCGCAGAGCGTCATGCAACGCCGGCGGGAACTCGGCCTGCTGCGCACGCTGGGCTTCACCGGCAAGCAGGTCCGCCAGATGATTCTGGCCGAGAGCGCTCAGCTCAGCGTCGCAGCACTGCTCGTCGGACTCGTGCTCGGCTGCTTCTACGGCTGGGCAGGAGCGCAGTCGATCTTCGGCTCGATCGAAGGCATCGGCTGGATCGCGCCGAGCCTGCCCTGGCCCCTGCTCGGCGGTCTGGCGGTGGCGACCGCGCTGCTCACGGTGGTCGCCTCGATCACCCCGTCACGACGGGCAACGCGGATCAGCCCGATCGAGGCGCTGGCGACGACCTGA
- a CDS encoding ABC transporter ATP-binding protein: MQITTSDLGLAARVTNLTKTYGEGTGRVDALRDVSLGIRRGEFTAIMGPSGSGKSTLMHIMAGLDTATSGQVFLGDTDITRLGDSQLTLLRRRRIGFVFQAFNLVPTLDVAGNITLPFELDGRKPSVSERVWIDELVQSLGLSERMRHRPHELSGGQQQRVAIARALAGRPDLLFADEPTGNLDSRTGREVLALLAAACTQYGQSIAMVTHDPIAASYADRILVLADGRVVADRPRSSAEEISSLMLNMENVA; encoded by the coding sequence ATGCAGATCACCACTTCCGACCTCGGGCTGGCCGCCCGGGTCACCAACCTCACCAAGACCTACGGCGAAGGCACGGGCCGTGTCGACGCCCTGCGCGACGTCAGCCTCGGCATCCGCCGCGGCGAGTTCACCGCGATCATGGGACCGAGCGGCTCGGGCAAGTCGACGCTCATGCACATCATGGCCGGCCTCGACACCGCCACCAGCGGGCAGGTGTTCCTCGGCGACACCGACATCACCCGCCTCGGCGACAGCCAGCTCACCTTGCTGCGCCGCCGCCGGATCGGTTTCGTCTTCCAGGCCTTCAACCTGGTACCGACGCTGGATGTCGCCGGCAACATCACGCTTCCGTTCGAACTCGACGGCCGCAAGCCCTCGGTGTCCGAACGCGTCTGGATCGATGAGCTCGTCCAGTCCCTCGGCCTCAGCGAACGGATGCGACACCGCCCGCACGAACTGTCCGGCGGCCAGCAGCAACGCGTGGCCATCGCCCGAGCCCTCGCCGGCCGCCCCGACCTGCTGTTCGCCGACGAACCGACCGGCAACCTCGATTCGCGCACCGGCCGGGAAGTGCTCGCGCTGCTCGCCGCCGCCTGCACCCAGTACGGCCAGAGCATCGCCATGGTCACGCACGACCCGATCGCCGCGAGCTACGCCGACCGCATCCTCGTGCTCGCCGACGGCCGCGTCGTCGCCGACCGTCCTCGGTCCAGCGCGGAGGAGATCAGCTCGCTGATGCTGAACATGGAGAACGTCGCGTGA
- a CDS encoding response regulator transcription factor, translating to MSIRVALVDDQPLFRTGIRMLVSSQPDFEFVGEAGNGWEAIALAAQVNPDVILMDIRMPVMDGIDATRAIITDAEQRGQNPPRVIVLTTFDLDEAATRAIRGGASGFVLKDADPEFLLAAIRTVHAGSAVIAASATRELFEHFSSRTQTQTVPDAFASLTVRERDIFGLAARGLSNSEIAASEFLSEATVKTHISRVLGKLGLRDRVQLVVFAFEHGLVD from the coding sequence GTGAGCATCCGCGTCGCCCTGGTTGACGACCAGCCACTGTTCCGCACCGGCATCCGGATGCTCGTCTCCTCCCAACCCGACTTCGAGTTCGTCGGCGAAGCCGGCAACGGCTGGGAAGCCATCGCGCTGGCGGCGCAGGTGAACCCGGATGTCATCCTGATGGACATCCGGATGCCCGTGATGGACGGCATCGACGCCACCCGCGCGATCATCACCGACGCCGAGCAGCGCGGTCAGAACCCGCCGCGAGTGATCGTGCTGACGACCTTCGACCTCGATGAGGCCGCAACCCGGGCCATCCGCGGCGGCGCGAGCGGCTTCGTGCTGAAGGACGCCGACCCCGAGTTCCTGCTGGCCGCGATTCGCACCGTGCATGCCGGCAGCGCGGTGATCGCCGCATCGGCTACCCGCGAGCTCTTTGAACACTTCAGCAGCCGGACTCAGACGCAGACGGTGCCGGACGCGTTTGCATCGCTCACCGTAAGGGAGCGCGACATCTTCGGCCTGGCCGCGCGCGGCCTGAGCAACAGTGAGATCGCGGCCAGCGAATTCCTCAGCGAGGCCACCGTGAAGACCCACATCAGCCGGGTGCTCGGCAAACTCGGCCTGCGTGACCGCGTGCAGTTGGTCGTCTTCGCCTTCGAACACGGGTTGGTCGACTAA
- a CDS encoding sensor histidine kinase codes for MFRSLQPYKYVVDGVLAVLYLLLSFSFMVTGTLGSQIAVAVLYAAALGMRRWSPGLALWIAWIASLFQVFSDIYPGLHNVAVLGVLYTTSAYGTKRVRSAGLISVGAGALVAAAYLVIHGSGEGVSTTLFGWTDLPGALLQFGLLFVGMVVLLATPWLIGLVTQAILHNREVTQAQRAAEETVVIEQERNRIARDMHDVVAHSLAVVIAQADGARYARQVDPESVDIALNAISSTAREALADVRVLLGQLRHSQGEAPQPGLADLERLLEQLRAAGLTVAFAEHGDPAPLSTAHQLAVYRIVQEALTNALRHGDATRPVALSLTWRVDTLEVMVHNAKRVGGHGDPGKLGHGLAGMRERAVLVGGKFSSSATDHDFTVHAEIPFSAAQVTV; via the coding sequence GTGTTCCGCAGCCTGCAGCCCTACAAGTACGTCGTCGACGGCGTGCTCGCCGTGCTCTACCTGTTGCTGTCCTTCAGCTTCATGGTCACCGGCACCCTGGGATCCCAGATCGCCGTCGCCGTTCTCTATGCGGCGGCGCTGGGCATGCGCCGGTGGAGTCCGGGGCTTGCGCTCTGGATCGCCTGGATCGCCTCCCTGTTCCAGGTCTTCTCCGACATTTATCCGGGGCTGCACAACGTTGCCGTGCTCGGCGTGCTCTACACCACCTCCGCGTACGGGACGAAGCGGGTTCGCTCCGCCGGTCTGATCTCGGTCGGCGCGGGGGCGCTCGTCGCCGCCGCGTACCTGGTTATCCATGGTTCCGGCGAGGGGGTGTCGACGACCCTGTTCGGCTGGACCGACCTGCCCGGCGCCCTGCTGCAGTTCGGGTTGCTGTTCGTCGGCATGGTCGTGCTGCTGGCAACACCGTGGCTGATCGGACTGGTCACCCAGGCGATCTTGCACAACCGTGAGGTGACTCAAGCGCAGCGCGCCGCAGAAGAGACCGTGGTGATCGAGCAGGAGCGCAACCGGATCGCCAGAGACATGCACGATGTCGTCGCGCACTCGCTCGCGGTGGTCATCGCCCAGGCCGACGGTGCCCGGTATGCCCGGCAGGTCGACCCGGAATCCGTTGACATCGCCCTGAATGCGATCTCGTCCACCGCCCGCGAGGCTCTCGCCGACGTGCGCGTGCTGCTCGGCCAGCTGCGGCACAGCCAGGGCGAGGCTCCGCAGCCAGGGCTCGCCGATCTGGAGCGGCTGCTCGAACAGCTCCGCGCCGCCGGCCTCACCGTCGCCTTCGCCGAGCACGGCGATCCGGCACCGCTCAGCACCGCCCACCAGCTGGCCGTCTACCGAATTGTGCAGGAGGCGCTCACCAACGCACTCCGGCACGGCGACGCGACGAGGCCGGTCGCGCTCAGCCTCACCTGGCGGGTCGATACGCTGGAAGTCATGGTGCACAACGCGAAACGAGTCGGTGGGCACGGCGACCCGGGCAAGCTCGGCCACGGTCTGGCCGGCATGCGCGAGCGAGCGGTTCTGGTCGGCGGAAAGTTCAGTTCCAGTGCCACTGATCACGACTTCACCGTGCACGCCGAGATCCCGTTTTCGGCGGCCCAGGTGACGGTGTGA